The Mercurialis annua linkage group LG7, ddMerAnnu1.2, whole genome shotgun sequence genome includes the window ATATAAAGTGAATGATCAGTATATTGCTTTTAACCAATGTGTGAAAAGTTAAAGCAATCAAAATTGACACTAGAAAATACAGCTTGTAAGTTGTAACTAATAACTAACTGAAGCATAAaccaaaacttaaaataattcagttaccaataaaacataaataaaaaaaaaatggcgaACCCTTAAGAACTTTTTCAaagcattttaattttaaaaaagaatacaaAGCACAACTTTATATTCAAAAGACCCACACCTTGAAGAGTAGCACGAATGAGTACATTCCAACACTTCTGGAAGAAGTAAATTTCACGGAGAGGTATTGATTATGGGTTGTAATGATTATTCAGAAACTAATCAagaacattataaaataaaatcattaaacGCAAATCAATGTGCTGCTAGTTCTATAATCAGTACTGCAATTACAAAAGATTAATTCAAAAAAGAAACAATTCAAAGATCAATTATTTCGTGCCCTAATTTCACCGTGAAAcccccaaaaaaaaaagatagagaaTTATTGCTAGTAGCACCACAATGTATCAGATATAAAATTAGAATCACACTAAATAAAagcagaaaaaaaaaacttacccAGATGAATTCGAGTAGAAAATTTAAGCTTGGGTGAATGAACTTTTAGAATCTCATACTTTTGTCTATTTAGCCGgcgcaagaaaagaaaaaggtcGGTGGCTTTTTTGCTAGGTTGAATGTGTTTTGTCTCCTATTCTACTTGAATTactatttcatataaaatcatagGTAATTCACTATCTCCGTCCCCAATAGTTGTATGATAAATGATTTGGAGACAACTTATCGATTAGTCCCCATTTTTATTGAGTTATAACTTTTAGGGACCATTTAAATATTATGGTCCCTAAATTTTGTCCCCTTTGATCTTGTTTTTTGTAGTGATAATGATTGTCTTTTGCAAGAGCATTAGGAACTACACACCTGAATGAAGGTTGCAGGAGCCGAGGACATGTTCAGATAGCTCTTGATCGAATCGGCAAACTAAAAAATACTCCATACAAGAAAGCATTaagattgaaataaaataagataaaatatttcttatacataatttaaattattttaaaaaaataaacatttcgGTCATTAATCAAATTGTGATTATCAACAATCTAAATCTATTTTCAATCCCataatcataaatttaaattcacATAATCTTTTTTAAACTGAAATAATGCCAATTGTATAAAATAGCTATTCATGGAatcaaaattttgtaaaaataaattttaaaatatatataaaatttggagtttgaaaataattaatatttcaattcgtaaaattgacaaaccaattttttttttcaaaaatatattcaatGTAAAGtcaaataatttcaaaacaccAAACGTGTAGTGAAAGTTCTCTTTACATCTAACCTTTAAAATGTCTCTGTTAATTTGGCGCGAAGTTAAAGAATTTATTGCATAGtaattgtattattatttttaaatcctGATGTCTTTTAGGatcatttggcttcaataaaaTAGTTAACATGGTAGATATTAACaacttttttgccaaaatatatAGGACAAGCATAGGAAGATAGAAAAAACACACCCCAAATTGTTTAAGGATGGCATTAGGATCGGTGAGGACAAGCCAACCAAATCCCCAGCCAGGAACCATCCATCTCTTGGAAATAGATCCAAGCGTAATGACAGGCACAATTCCTCCAAAAACTCCCATGGCCACAAATGGGGTACTCCCAAATGTAAGATGACCATACACTTCATCAGAGATCACCATTATTCCAAGCTTCCTAGCTGTCTCTGCAATCTAACATTTAACAAAATTTGCTAACAATCACTCTCATTTTCCATGTTAAAATTCATATGTACTCCTATATATACGCCAATAGTCGCGGGCTAATTTGATTAATGAGAACTTTATGTTCGGTTACTGTTCTAAagttttataaatcaaaattatttattttcttatttctaattattattatttttatattttatcggTTTAACCAGCGAAATTGGTCAGTTCAGTTTAGTATTCTAAAGATTTAAGCTAATTCCAGTTAATATGATCAATTTGGCTAAAGAGATACAATAAGGTTTATTTCATCTTTCCAACTTGgcagtaaaaaaataaaatgttcaaGTCGGTGGTTTTGGACAAATAAACTCACAATTTAATCACATCGAGGCATTTTATCCTAAACTTTCTAAAAACGACCAACAAGCATGCATTCGTataataaattcttaaaatatttaGGATAAAATGATCTAATATTATCAAGGTGTGggtttaaacatttttttatctcTTTTATGAAGTTGAAGGGGTGAAATGAACTTTTATTGCATTCCAAATAATGAAAGAAAGAACAGAAGTAGAATGACATACTCTTTCCAAATGTTGATAACTGTAGACATTTCCACAAGGATTACCAGGGTTTATAATAACCATAGCAGCAGTATTTTCATCAGCTAGAGCCGTGACGGATTCGAGATCGACCTCCCAGCCACTTTCCGGTAGAAGATCGAAATGGCGAACCTCGAGATCAATTTGGGCAGCTACAGCTTCATAGTGCGGAAAACCTGATCTTGGGAGCAAAATGTTAGCTCCCGGTCGACCAATAACTGCTAACGAGACTTCAATAGCTTGTCTGCATCCAATCGTTACAAAAACATCCTCGGCTGATAACTCATATGGCAGATCTTGATTCAGGTATTCCGCAATTGCCCTGTTTCAATTTAACCAACTCGAAATCATCATATACTTTCCGTAGGTATGTTGTATGAAAACTTGATTGTTCAGACCAataagttataactcaaatgctATAAGCATTTGAGAGCAATCTATTAGGTTgtggatttattaaaaaaaaaatacttatcatTTAGGAATTTGTTTCTGTTTTCGAAACAAGAAATAATGAATCTATACTGCCcgaaaactttaaaatataagAAGCACTGAAACTTAAAAATATAGGATCTGACAAATTTCCGTAAAACATATCTACTTATACTATGACGCATTCAGTTTGAACCAAATCGAAGcgaatcaaaaattaaaaaaaaatcaaacagaaCCGAACTAGTCGAATCAACTTGGTTATTTTGGTGCGGATTTAAGTAGCGTACCTTCTTGCAGGAGGTATACCAACACCAGTCGTAACATAACCGTTATATTTCTTAGATTTGAGGGCATCAATAATGGCGTCTTCAGCAACAGAAGTGGTAAAAAAAGATGGAAAACCAGAAGGATCACCATGGCCAAGTGGAATCACAATTCTTTCATCTTCTTCGTTGAGACTCTCTCTTAATTGAGTCAGAACTTTACGAATGCTGAATTCTGATGCTTTTGCTTTTGTTAAGCTTTTGTTTGCTTGAAAACTCCATTTCTTTGGTGAttcattttccattttttttttccaacttCTCTGTTTTTggactttttttttgttaataacCTATAAAGTCTTTGTTCTTAGAGATGTAGTGTAGGCAacaaaaatgttatttttgttttattttttaatattttaaggaATGCTCATGTAAAATAGCGAAAAACATTAATTTTAGtcgaaatatatttttatttataatatcgataaattttataatttaataatagtaaaatattgttaaaaaaagTGTCTAAGAGTatgtaatttaataaaatattatataatttatagtttttttttataattaggggatgggggagcgtttgtgggagaaattgatcccacgacctagcagattGCTGCCAAGTGTTTATACCGTTTAAGCTATAGCTCATTAGTATATAATTTATAGTCAATGAAGATACTGTGACATTCTAGTTGGTGGCCtggatttttaattaaaaatcaagaaTATGTTTAGAatagataaatattatattttgctTCCCGTGAGTTCGTCGTGGTCCTTTCTATAATTGTTGATTAAACTAATAAGATGCTCTAAGCTGAATGGGGTGCTGTACTCTATATGGATTATTTGTTGTTTCTTATGTAAGctctaaaatatttattttattattttgttaatttattaattttcactTCTCTTTAACCAATAGTGGATCTTGACAAGGGATTGAAATTTCCTCAAATTCACTATTTATTGTAAATAAACGgcgtaaattaattttattaaaattatactctTTTAATTTATACCGTATAATGAACGATGTAAATCGTAAAAATGACCCcctcaaattcaaaatgaacttgagggaatcacaatccaattttatatatatttaattattttaattacttaaatataatatttttatttaagccaattataaagataatatttttttatttttagattaattaaaaacaaattgaatcattttggttttaaatttgttcattttgtacaattatatgtttaattaactttaaaaaatattatttctagTTGATTAAAATAACTATGTGtgaattaattaatccaaacataCAAATTTAAAGATCGAAATAATCTTCAATTTTCCTCATTATCTTCACTTCTCTTTAACCAGAAGTGTAGGGGAGTtgttatggttttttttttaaagtaaattatatattttaatactcCTCacatttgttataatttttagttttgtctctttatttgaaaactaattgatatgtttttattttatttcgctaatattttaatcttttcattcattttttatataagtCAACTAAGTTAAATGACTTGATGGATCCGGACATCTCGACGGCTTAACCTGCAATACCGTTCGGACGGTGGTTATCCGATTAGCTCTCCCATGCTTAGTCAATATTAAGTTCAAAGGAGAATAATTGTATATTCAATGTAGTTATGTGTTTTAGATATAATTCAAACTCTTTATATTGTAGTAGTGAGGGAATAGCTTATACAGTCTAAATAGAAAATAGATTCATATTGAGCATATGAATCCAAATAGGAAAAGGATTCATATTTGGCATGTAAGTCTATTTAGAAATCAGTCTTCTAAATAAGATTATGCTTTTTGATTAGAAATACGATCTTGAATAGGAATGTATTTCTCGTTCTTCTAGAAGGTATGAGGCTTCTAGAATTTTCTTATTATCTATTATTGTTCTTTGACTTATAATCGGATTCTATCTTCAACTTATCATTTTTCAGCGAGTTCTGAGATCTGACTCGATGGGCGAATCCCACATAACGTggttcataattttatatggaattggaTTTTCATCATTAGCTCCCCCCGCAGGTAAgctaatatctagatatttatgtttttttttatttttatctttatttggGCGAGTCCTTTTGGATTTTCGATGAGTATCttcaaattttcttttattttatcgTTTGACACGTGTTCACGTATCTTTTCATTCTTGAatcctttcttcttcttcttttctacTTGGTCtggtatgttttattttttggtactgATCTTTGTTGATTgcagtattttaaaaatcaaaatggtgATTGAACCGATATGATCACTGTTTTACGGTTCGACCGGTTCAATTGGTCGGACCAGTTCAATCGGTCGGACCGGTTCAATCGGTCAGACCGGTTGTGTGAAGTTGTTAAAACAGTAAACATATACTCAATGTACGTTACTAGCACTGGCGTGGGCGACTTGCTTGAAAAAATGGTTTGGTTAAAAAATGACtataaaagaaatatgataTTCTAAAACGGAGTATTTTCGATGACTTTTAAAGGTTTTATTATCACTGAACAGACTCGTAAAAGTTAAatattaagtgattaatttgtttaatttttttaataggtGTTGGTTGATTAGaactatttttagttttaagttTGAAATTTATGAAACATGTGTTGTAATCCAGTCATGCTAGTGTTTACACTAGACCAAAAACAAAGGTTCAAAGGAATCGAATGGACTTATTTAGAATAAGAGGCCCATACAAACTATTTAGCTTTCAAATAAGAGATTAAATCTCATTAggattatttttcttattacgAATAGGAGTTAGATTCAAATTATAACTTTAGCTTATGATGGATATAAATAGCTCAGCATTTATTTGTATTAGTTTTTTATCATCCAGtcaatcaatcaaaaagtaAAGCCCCTGCACTTTTGATCCCGCAACTCCTGTATTGTTTTTAACTTAGGAGTAAATCTGATATTAATCTCGCTTGATTTTCTTAAcctccaaattaatttttatagtatttatagGTTAACTTTTTGTTAACTAAAAAGCCGTGTGTCTATTTGACTGCTGAATTAGATTAAATCATCAATCTGATACGGTTCCCAtacataaattcaaaaatttgagACAGGATTATTTTCGAGttaacatcttttggcgactccgcTAGAGACGTGtatatggttagcacaaaaactgGATTCACAGTGGACGAATACATGCTAACTCGGTCTTAAAGCCGAGCTAAATTGGGAAAGAAAGGCATACTCGAATTAGAAATCGCAGAAGTTATGGCCAAAGGGGGATAAGCAAACTGCACAACATAAGGGAACTTTGTTACCCTCTGTTGACGGTGCGCACGCCAATTCTGGCAGCAAAGATGCGGAACTGGATATAGAGATCGAACTGGAATATGCTTGCACTATCCCACCAACCTGTCAATCATTATCCCAGGCAAATTTCCAGGCAATAAGAGAAGAAATTGCCCAAGAGAACAAAATGATGTTCGATGGGGCGATACAACAAATGCCTAAGATAATGAAGACGGCTATGACCGACCAAGCTACCGTGCAGAGGTAGATAAGGaataacttggataaaatatttGGCGCAATTGACAATTTGGGCAAACACTTTTCAGGACAATTTGTGGCTGATCAGAGTTTTAGAAGGGCCGATAATTCCAAACGCcgaacaaatttaaaaatcaggGAAGTTCGGACGAGCAAGGACAACAGTCGAACTCTTTATCAAGTTTATGTATGAGTCAGCTTGTGAACTTTTTATCAAGCTCTTAATCGACCTCGTTTACTAATGGCTAAACAACTTATTCGTGAGTGCAAACGAGCCGAACGCCATTATGTTAATGTTTAGCTCGTTTgagtaaataaatataaaattacactCAAGCTTGGTTTGTTTATAATACGAATAAATTGGAATTGATCTCTTATTAAGGCAAACGTCGAGCTACTCATGAGCAGCTCGGTTTGTTTACGACCCTTATTTTTAGATATCAggcaaaaaaataaagaaaaaaacatgaaatataagttaaaaaggaaaaagtaaTAGGTgtgttgattattttttataaatctttAAAGGAATAAAGTgtgatttaattttgaaaaaattcttcaaatattGTTTACTAATATAAAATCCACTTTATTTGTACTTATGTTGTCTCAAAGGCTTACAATGCAGATCCAAACTTGGCCCAAACAAAAGTTGAACGGTGGGCTTAACGATTTAAGTTGGGAAGTCcatgaaatatttgaaaatacattaaataggtaaatatttcataaaataaataaataaaaaacagaaaatgagTCGAGATAAATCGTGACTATTTGAGATAAATACAATATTCAAAATCGACTCCATATTGATCGAGTAGAGTTTGAACTATTCGCATAAAATATTGAGTCGAGCttgaatttataaaacaatcaGACCGATAAAAATATCGCATTAGTTAAAACAGTTCTTTGTATGTATATGTTTTCTTattagattatttttaaaaataaatttaaataattgttttggTCAAGTTAAATAATGCTGAAATTCTACttgaataaactaaaaaatgtaATCAATTAGTCGAGTTGGAATTTGAATTTGAGttgtttaaaattaaagttaatcGTCGAAAAATGCTCCactttttgaaatctttttatttttggtctaaacttttaaattttaaattgttaattcattttaattttaaattttaattcattttaaatttttgtttttattataattatttttttcaaattaatttaacaaaaaaaatcaaattttctcTTCAAGGCCATCATTAATTACaaatttggtaatttttttgCCAAATTCACTATAATTAGAGTTACCAAATCAAcaccaaaaatatattattttcatttctaatattttaatatttttttaattcttaacaTTTATACACCTTTTGGAAATTAAACTCAAAAATaactctatttttattaatattcatcaaataatatatctaatattattattattgttaataaaatgatattatatattttattattatttttaaagcttaatttttattataaaaattaaaaatagacatttcaataatttatttaaataaacacaataaaaaagcaaaaattagttaaaataaaaattgcatTATTAGCTAAAATAAAGATTACaataatgttatattttttaattttgtaatgtcgtagtatattttatttttagattattgtctcgtaagttatatatgtaatatatttatgtaaattttagtttttattatgaaaaataaaatggttaatgtattttaataatatcgtatgcaaaattaatatttttcctaAATCCAAAACAGTAGCTAAAAATTTAAGAACTAATTACATTAGAAATAGAGTTTGTACATGAGTTTTAAACTCCGGTGACATAGCCCTGATTAGAAAGTGAGCTACCATATTCGTTGCACGTCTACAAACAGGCGTTGCCCGTACATAACGAATTAActcattagttaaataaataaaaactaaaatattaaactgtaatttaatcaactaataaaatactttaaaaagTGATTTAGTGACTCTAAGAGAATTGCCAAATAAGATGAGATGTGAGAGGTAGGAGTCacctaaattattttaaagactTCTTTTAGAGATGCCTATTACTTCATattgtttcattacatttaaAAATTGCAAATATAACAAGCATATTTATCCCTTttccattttaatttaaatatatgattacaataaaatttaaaagttgagtaaaattaacgattttaaaattttaattttaatttaataaaatattgaaaattgaataattattttaattattaaacctTTAGAATAAAGCTCAAACTCGAGCTATAATTCAGTCATTAAAACTCGAAAATAAAGTCTGAATAATTAGGTCAAATTCATCTTGAGACCCctgtatttttatctttttgtatATTTGgtcattttttaaagttttgaatTCATTAGGTTTTTATACTTcaagaattttatttaaaaggtcATTTTTTAGACGGAATCACCATATGTGTTCAGTTGCCATAATCATTATCATGTGAGAAAATGATTAAGTGAATTTGAGTTAATaggtttagtttttttattcaataggttcctttattttttaatctttgtttatttgatctttgtattttcaattttttgttcaTGTAGTTTTTTCTACTTTTAAACTTTTGCTTATCTGATCCTTTTTTAAGTTCGGTTTCACGCGCGTTCCACGATAAGTGTAGTGCACGCTCCTTTCtccaaaaaaaacttaaaaattcaaaataaattaaatacaattagAGTGGATTCCAGTGCATGTTGTTGTACATGCATGCGGTTTTAGGGAGCGTGAAAACGGGTGTGAAGCGTCGTATTTGGACCATACCAAAACAAGAAACCGCACcgaaaataatagtattaaataattaaaaaaaattggatagacGTCAGTCACACGGATATTGTTGCTGCTGTTGATTGTTGTGCTGCTACTGGGGACGCCTCTACCGCAAGACATGGACGCGTGTTCTACATCTAGTGGCTACTCTTTACTCTCTTTGTCTTTCACTTGACTGTCTGATTCAAAGGATCTATTCTAAAGGAGCCACGTGTTTGTCTAGAGTGAGTGACGGCGTTATGGTGGTTACCCATTTATCCACTATGTCCACATTGCGGTGACTCAGCCCATTGCCTTTGATTGCCCCAAAATAATCgtattcattttatattatgctATCATTTGAtgtatttagaaaaattaataagcTATTCATTAAtgagataaaaattaataagCTATTCAATAATCGTAGTCATTTgacataattatataattttaaaaattgtttttattataaattaaatagtatagataaaaacaataatgagaaatttcagtataaaaattaataagctATGCATTAGTTTTATTGATTTTCATACACTACTTATCATCaaactttaattatattttaatatattttatattctctttaattgtaatttttgaaaaacacatgttatctatttaatatagaaaaaactatttattttttaattggatCTTTTAAATAacgtataaaaaaaattataaattagatcGAGATAGAAAGAATGGTCAaaagttataaataattttttaaacaagtTTCATTAGTCTATAAAGTAttattaaataagtaaaattagaCTAGTAAATTATAATTCAGTATTCTGTCAAAACTGTAGGTTTTTTCTTTCTACAAATACTCGGCTCTccgattattaaaaaataaataaaatatgactaattatttatttaataataacaaatgttaacaaacattaatTTTGCAATTCATACATCATAAACAAAGTAAAGATGAGATCAATATCAATACTAAGAAATtgaacaaatttatttattaaatataagggCTTTTTTCATAAACAACCAACATTTggtaaattattacttttatacagacaagagttttcaatatgaaaactaCTGTACACGCTGAAAAATACTACTTTTATACGGATCTATATATATAAGATATTCCAAGTTAAACCCTCATAAAtgaataattttctctctcatcacaattaatttttctctcCTCTCTCTCAACTCATCTCTCTCAGCTCGTGTTTGCTCCATCGTTTTCAGCCGCTACGTCATTTGTTCCTCTGCTCCTCTATCATTgttctcatcatcgtctccgccaacgccatcatctcctATGATCGTCGTCGTcattaattttgatttcagatctacaatttattcattgttcttctttttcttttttattttcagatctacaaattttatactgttttttcaccattaaacatgtatgaagattatatttagaaaatataatgttaattatatgttatataaaataaatttgtggtttaataaaataattttttgttatttctgcattttttgtgtttggttgtatttctgtgttttttattctgcaacacaatttgttgatgatggttgattgctgaataattataatgttacagtgttgttgattttatgttgataatcagttggtaattgtttgattttaacattaaaaaattttattttagaaaaataatggtaaattagataattttgactgtgaaataaattaaaaaaaaaatttaactgaaattagataatgatatgttagcattatcatgttgacatgttgttgatttcttgttgatattttattaattatcaccgtcttttaaaaatatatgttctattttattttttatgttgatccgttgttgatttattgttgacattatgttgataagtatttcaactttttttcatactacatgttgttgatttgttgttgatttattgttaacattatgttgataagtatttcaactatttttcatattcaattttatgttgacacgTTGTTGACATaatgttgataacatgttgatttttcaatcattgaaagaaaaataaagtttagtctTAATTTGTTGTGTTGATGAGCTGTTGAAATgcttttgataatatgttgattgtttacgacttaaatcaatcaatgttctcattttacaaatatCTTGAcaaaattagcattaattgttgatatcgtgttgacattatgttgataacttgttaatatgatagtagtaattctactaaagaacaacaaaggtacaaaatgtttaaaataaatgaatcagataaagaaATTATCAGAGTAAGCaatcaaaataatatgaaaaaacaacaacaataattcaaatgaaaaaataaaattattcttacatataaaaataaaaatatattaaatatacaccaacacaatagttcacaaaatattaaaagtttatttcacagacaatattatcttatttgtcaatgttgaaataaaaacaatcagttgatatcaacataatatcaacataaaatcaacaacactgtaacattacaaaaattcagcaatcaatcatcatcaacaaatcgttctgcagaagaaaaaaaacgcagaaatacaaaaaaatgcagaaataacagaattttattatataaaatcacaaaattattctatataacatgaaataagtattagattttttaaagatactctttatacatgtttaatagtgaataaacagtaaaagataaacaaactacagatctgaaaatgaaaaaaaaaattcagatctaaaattaaaaagataaaagaaagatggtgcGGCGAGAGAaaggcggaacgatggaggcgaaacggcgaagGCGGAGGCGGCGGACGgcggaggcgaaacggcggaagcgaaggagcAGAAATCGTAAAAATTTTCTTTCACAGCTCAAAAGAAATCGTGTAGAAAAAGAATGATTGAGAGAAACaagaaaaatcgtataaaagaaaaaaatttaa containing:
- the LOC126656124 gene encoding nicotianamine aminotransferase 1-like, producing the protein MENESPKKWSFQANKSLTKAKASEFSIRKVLTQLRESLNEEDERIVIPLGHGDPSGFPSFFTTSVAEDAIIDALKSKKYNGYVTTGVGIPPARRAIAEYLNQDLPYELSAEDVFVTIGCRQAIEVSLAVIGRPGANILLPRSGFPHYEAVAAQIDLEVRHFDLLPESGWEVDLESVTALADENTAAMVIINPGNPCGNVYSYQHLERIAETARKLGIMVISDEVYGHLTFGSTPFVAMGVFGGIVPVITLGSISKRWMVPGWGFGWLVLTDPNAILKQFGFADSIKSYLNMSSAPATFIQGSIPQILENTKKEFFLKINKLLNESADLCYDRIQDIPCITCPSKPQGSMFIMAKLNLAALEGIKDDIDFCLKLAKEESVMVLPGITVGMKNWIRITFAVEMSILEDGLRRIKSFYERHATEH